In one Alistipes sp. ZOR0009 genomic region, the following are encoded:
- a CDS encoding RBBP9/YdeN family alpha/beta hydrolase: MEFNSTILTLPGHAGSGETHWQTLWEKEFGFKRIEQKDWINAVCDDWVEAIEAEVNKHDPENVIIVAHSLGCIALAYWCERYSPYIKGALLVAPCDTEAVTAPLTIEGFEPIPEIEMPFPTILVTSLDDNFVNYERAEAFAECWGSELVNIGKAGHINPASGYGKWHWGLELLKRLDEE; the protein is encoded by the coding sequence ATGGAATTCAATTCGACAATACTAACACTACCGGGCCATGCAGGATCTGGAGAAACACACTGGCAAACCCTTTGGGAAAAGGAGTTTGGCTTTAAGCGCATCGAACAAAAAGATTGGATAAACGCAGTTTGCGACGATTGGGTAGAAGCAATAGAAGCAGAAGTTAATAAGCACGATCCGGAGAATGTAATAATAGTCGCCCATAGTCTTGGCTGTATCGCCCTTGCCTACTGGTGCGAACGCTACTCCCCCTACATAAAAGGCGCCCTTTTGGTTGCTCCCTGCGATACAGAAGCCGTTACCGCCCCTCTCACCATCGAAGGCTTTGAACCGATTCCTGAAATTGAGATGCCATTTCCCACCATTTTGGTTACGAGCTTAGACGACAACTTCGTTAACTACGAAAGGGCGGAAGCTTTTGCCGAGTGCTGGGGAAGCGAACTGGTAAACATCGGAAAAGCAGGGCACATTAACCCCGCTTCGGGATACGGCAAGTGGCACTGGGGGCTAGAACTCCTAAAAAGATTAGACGAAGAGTAA
- a CDS encoding GSCFA domain-containing protein: protein MFSFDKFQTEVDIPQLESKLGYRRPFMMMGSCFATNIGQKLVRLKMPVMVNPFGVIYNPLSVAQSIHALASPCHLEASDLFEQNGIWCSYSHHSSFSGPDRDDCLSKINQTIDVGAIMLRDSSHLIITLGTSWAYRLKDTGNTVANCHKTPSSAFDRVFVGCAQVVELLGTAIEAARRLNPSLKIVLTVSPIRHVKDGLVENQRSKSNLLVACHELAERVDGVYYFPSYEIMMDELRDYRFYAEDMVHPSGQAVDIIFKRFVLAAADEESQRVMADVEKVIRAVEHRPFNANTVEHFKFKAKMADVSERLQKRYSFLDLSSEISYFRQ, encoded by the coding sequence ATGTTTAGTTTCGATAAATTTCAGACAGAGGTAGATATTCCCCAATTAGAAAGTAAGCTAGGTTACCGCCGTCCGTTTATGATGATGGGCTCCTGCTTTGCAACCAACATCGGGCAGAAGTTGGTGAGGCTGAAGATGCCAGTGATGGTAAACCCTTTTGGTGTTATTTACAACCCCTTATCTGTTGCTCAGAGCATTCATGCTTTGGCTTCGCCCTGTCATCTTGAAGCCTCAGATCTTTTTGAGCAGAACGGAATTTGGTGCAGCTATAGCCATCACTCCTCCTTTTCTGGACCTGATAGGGACGATTGCTTGTCGAAAATTAATCAGACTATAGATGTGGGGGCAATCATGCTGCGTGACTCGTCTCATTTGATTATTACGCTGGGTACATCTTGGGCTTACCGATTGAAAGATACCGGAAATACTGTGGCAAACTGCCATAAGACTCCCTCTTCAGCCTTCGATAGAGTATTTGTTGGCTGTGCTCAGGTGGTCGAACTGTTGGGCACTGCCATCGAAGCGGCAAGAAGGCTGAATCCTTCGCTAAAAATAGTGCTCACGGTAAGTCCCATCCGGCATGTAAAGGATGGGTTAGTAGAGAATCAGCGAAGTAAATCGAATTTGTTGGTTGCTTGTCACGAACTTGCCGAACGGGTGGATGGTGTATACTATTTCCCTTCGTACGAAATAATGATGGATGAGCTCAGAGATTATCGCTTTTATGCTGAAGATATGGTGCATCCATCTGGCCAGGCTGTCGACATCATCTTTAAGCGATTTGTGCTTGCGGCGGCTGATGAGGAGTCGCAGCGGGTAATGGCCGATGTGGAAAAGGTGATACGCGCGGTAGAACATCGGCCGTTTAATGCAAATACGGTGGAGCATTTTAAGTTTAAGGCAAAGATGGCAGACGTTTCTGAACGTTTGCAAAAAAGGTACTCCTTTTTAGACCTTTCTTCGGAGATTAGCTACTTTCGCCAATAG
- a CDS encoding porin produces the protein MNIKLARLTMLVAMLFSSVATHAQIFDSTAVGKVKVSGRVNMDGAYFTRQPDFVMSDGVTFSELRVRFSTILSSRTDFRAEIDFALGSVVPRDVAFRYFVDKNLTVTLGNFRESFSPAAYASSTENFFISVPTPGQAFGCSRNLGVAARYVVSNFFAEAGVFGQDLLDQIKGSKGYAFTNRVLYRPLNSGSHVLQFGFSNTIRRSDANNLSKDASGKEIELRTVNYGSRAETNVDRNQLISVKNPFAKYQDKLSVEFLGIWQKLAVQGEYMNAFVKAKSGYDNQHYQGYYAQAIYQVRGKGIAYNDLDAVQAKSGLGSINVGIRYSYTDLNDSKGYLVNGIYTDLPNGKEANGSFNGGVVKGFSAAVSFYPLKNFILTMEYNWGKLSSITLPSGSFQMAQAQAIIQF, from the coding sequence ATGAACATTAAGTTAGCAAGACTTACGATGCTAGTAGCAATGCTGTTTTCTTCGGTGGCTACTCATGCACAAATTTTTGATTCAACTGCAGTTGGTAAAGTAAAAGTAAGCGGTCGTGTTAATATGGATGGGGCTTACTTTACTCGTCAGCCTGATTTTGTAATGAGCGATGGGGTAACATTTAGCGAGCTGAGGGTGCGCTTTTCTACGATTCTTTCTTCTCGAACAGATTTTAGGGCTGAGATTGATTTTGCTTTGGGTAGCGTTGTTCCCCGAGATGTTGCCTTTCGTTACTTTGTTGACAAAAATCTTACGGTGACGCTTGGCAATTTTCGAGAGTCTTTTTCTCCTGCTGCCTATGCGAGCTCTACCGAGAATTTCTTTATATCTGTGCCAACTCCGGGACAAGCCTTTGGTTGTAGCCGTAATCTTGGCGTTGCTGCTCGCTATGTGGTTTCTAATTTTTTTGCGGAGGCAGGTGTTTTTGGGCAAGATTTGTTAGACCAAATAAAAGGAAGTAAGGGTTATGCTTTTACCAACCGAGTTCTTTATCGTCCACTTAATAGCGGTAGCCATGTTCTGCAGTTTGGTTTTTCAAACACCATCCGTCGGTCAGATGCTAATAATCTTTCGAAGGATGCTAGTGGCAAAGAGATCGAATTACGAACGGTGAACTATGGTTCGAGGGCCGAAACCAATGTCGACAGAAATCAGCTCATATCTGTAAAAAATCCGTTTGCAAAATATCAGGATAAGCTAAGTGTAGAGTTTCTTGGAATTTGGCAGAAGCTGGCTGTTCAGGGGGAATACATGAATGCTTTTGTGAAGGCGAAGTCGGGATACGATAATCAGCACTACCAGGGATACTATGCGCAGGCTATTTACCAGGTTCGAGGTAAAGGAATTGCGTATAACGACCTAGATGCTGTTCAAGCAAAATCTGGACTGGGAAGTATTAATGTTGGGATTCGCTACTCTTATACCGATTTGAACGATTCCAAAGGCTATTTGGTAAACGGAATTTACACCGATCTTCCCAACGGAAAAGAAGCGAATGGCTCTTTTAATGGAGGCGTTGTAAAAGGCTTTTCGGCGGCTGTATCATTCTATCCACTGAAAAACTTTATACTAACAATGGAGTACAACTGGGGGAAACTGTCAAGTATTACATTACCAAGTGGAAGTTTTCAGATGGCACAAGCGCAGGCTATTATCCAGTTCTAG
- the queG gene encoding tRNA epoxyqueuosine(34) reductase QueG: protein MNLENVTETSRAIREMAAALGVDAVGFARAVRLDGDALRLQDWLSSGYHADMAWMEGHFEKRVDPMLLVEGTKSVVVALFSYKPAEVQSSNLPQIAKYAYGTDYHIVVKDRLWELLKVIQKKYPEVEGRPFVDSAPVMERAWAVRAGLGWIGKNSLLLNKDLGSFFFIGTLMLNVELDYATPLKSSCGGCTRCIDACPTRAIVWPKVVDARKCISYHTIENRGIIPDSIKPLIGNRVFGCDTCQDVCPWNVRVAPHNHQELAPRQAILSSSLEDWTALNEDRFAEIFRKSAVKRTKYSGFTRNMQIVVENQASSRIDKCE, encoded by the coding sequence ATGAATTTGGAAAATGTGACAGAAACAAGTCGTGCTATTCGCGAAATGGCTGCCGCGTTAGGGGTTGATGCCGTAGGTTTTGCTCGTGCAGTGAGACTTGATGGAGACGCTTTGCGTTTGCAAGATTGGCTAAGCTCGGGTTATCATGCCGATATGGCGTGGATGGAAGGGCATTTCGAAAAGCGAGTAGATCCAATGCTACTTGTAGAGGGGACTAAGTCTGTTGTTGTTGCTCTTTTCTCTTATAAGCCAGCAGAAGTGCAATCTTCCAATCTTCCTCAAATTGCAAAATATGCCTATGGCACAGATTATCATATTGTGGTTAAGGACAGGCTATGGGAATTGTTGAAGGTGATACAAAAGAAATACCCAGAAGTGGAAGGTAGACCTTTTGTCGATTCTGCACCTGTGATGGAACGCGCTTGGGCGGTACGCGCTGGATTGGGGTGGATTGGAAAAAACTCTCTTTTGCTCAACAAAGATTTGGGCTCATTCTTTTTTATAGGGACGCTCATGCTAAATGTAGAGCTTGATTATGCTACACCTTTAAAGTCCTCTTGTGGTGGTTGTACGCGTTGCATTGATGCATGCCCAACTCGTGCGATTGTTTGGCCTAAAGTTGTAGATGCCCGTAAGTGTATATCTTATCATACCATCGAAAATAGGGGTATTATTCCAGATTCGATTAAGCCTCTGATAGGCAACCGAGTATTTGGTTGTGATACTTGTCAGGATGTGTGTCCGTGGAATGTGCGTGTCGCTCCTCATAATCATCAGGAGCTAGCACCTCGGCAGGCTATTTTAAGTAGTAGTCTAGAAGATTGGACTGCATTGAACGAAGATAGGTTTGCGGAAATTTTTAGAAAATCGGCAGTAAAGCGAACGAAATACAGCGGTTTTACAAGGAATATGCAGATTGTGGTTGAAAATCAGGCTTCATCTCGAATTGATAAATGTGAATAA